The Pseudomonas azotoformans genome has a segment encoding these proteins:
- a CDS encoding ribonuclease T2 family protein: MNKTMFIPAALAAFFISQGAQALDANEEITPSSEGFKYLVYAVTWQPSFCKLKPETTGCTKPPQTFLTHGIWPYNNSVGQKTNRHPASCNTAPSCQSTTACDISDNTLEQISNTPAIAQLVTAAPQGMFRYEWKKHGTCSGQTDVNYFNDIVRLRKSVMYIEPMFNTWIGRGVTLAQLKNAFPTHVSFRCFVLDGKQYLHEAFYSINADGTPYKQDPFLQIGIPCTSDAIFIPAGG; the protein is encoded by the coding sequence ATGAACAAAACCATGTTCATTCCTGCAGCCCTCGCAGCTTTCTTCATCAGTCAGGGTGCTCAGGCCTTGGATGCAAATGAGGAAATCACCCCAAGCAGCGAGGGCTTCAAATACCTGGTCTACGCAGTGACCTGGCAGCCAAGTTTCTGCAAGCTAAAGCCTGAAACGACAGGGTGCACTAAACCACCGCAAACGTTTCTGACCCACGGCATCTGGCCCTATAACAACAGTGTCGGGCAGAAAACCAATCGCCACCCTGCCTCTTGCAACACGGCTCCCAGCTGTCAATCAACCACAGCGTGTGATATCAGCGACAACACACTGGAACAGATTTCCAACACTCCCGCGATCGCCCAGTTGGTCACCGCGGCCCCGCAGGGAATGTTTAGATACGAGTGGAAGAAACACGGGACTTGCTCCGGCCAAACGGATGTCAACTATTTCAATGATATCGTCAGACTGAGAAAATCCGTGATGTACATTGAGCCGATGTTCAACACTTGGATAGGCCGCGGTGTGACGCTCGCCCAACTCAAAAACGCATTCCCCACCCATGTCTCTTTCCGTTGCTTCGTCTTGGACGGCAAGCAGTATCTACATGAAGCGTTCTATTCAATCAATGCAGACGGCACGCCTTACAAGCAGGATCCTTTCCTTCAAATTGGCATCCCCTGCACATCGGACGCGATCTTCATCCCCGCAGGAGGCTAG
- a CDS encoding AsmA family protein codes for MTRTRKIVAWSCASFALLIAVVVLVVVFFDWNRIKPPLNAKVSEELHRPFAINGNLAVVWAREPDEGGWRAWVPWPHVIAEDLTLGNPDWSKTPQMVTLKKVELRISPLALLVQRVVIPRIDLTEPSAQLQRLADGRANWTFKFDPKDPNAEPSNWVVDIGAIGFDKGHVTLDDQTLKTQLDVIIDPLGKPIPFGEIVGDADAKKALEKGSAPQDYAFGLKVKGQYHGQKLDGSGKIGGLLALQDAAKPFPLQAQVKIADTSIALAGTLTDPLNLGALDLRLKLAGSSLGNLYPLTGVTLPDSPAYSTDGHLIAKLHEASGASFRYENFNGKIGNSDIHGSLAYVASQPRPKLSGALVSNQLLMTDLAPLIGADSNAKQKARGGDSKQPATKVLPVEEFRTERWRVMDADVEFTGKRIVHSADLPFTDLYTHLVLNDGELSLEPLRFGVAGGKLDAQIRLNGRITPMEGRAKLTARNFKLKQLFPTFEPMKTSFGELNGDADISGRGNSVAALLGSSNGDLKMLINDGAISRSLMEIAGLNVGNYVVGRLFGDKEVKINCAAADFGIKTGLATTRLFVFDTENAIIYIDGTANMATEQLDLTITPESKGFRLFSLRSPLYVNGPFIKPNAGVKAIPLALRGAGMVALGVIAGPAAGLLALVAPSGGEPNECAPLLQQMKEGKAPKTVKG; via the coding sequence ATGACGCGCACTCGTAAAATCGTCGCTTGGAGCTGCGCCAGCTTCGCTTTGTTAATCGCCGTGGTGGTGTTGGTCGTGGTGTTCTTTGACTGGAACCGCATCAAGCCGCCCCTCAATGCCAAGGTTTCCGAAGAATTGCATCGACCCTTTGCCATCAACGGCAACCTGGCGGTGGTGTGGGCGCGTGAGCCCGATGAGGGTGGCTGGCGCGCCTGGGTGCCATGGCCCCATGTGATCGCCGAAGACCTGACCCTGGGCAACCCGGACTGGTCGAAAACCCCGCAAATGGTCACCCTCAAGAAGGTCGAACTGCGCATTTCGCCCCTGGCATTGCTGGTGCAGCGGGTGGTGATCCCGCGTATCGACCTCACCGAGCCGAGCGCGCAGTTGCAGCGCCTGGCCGATGGCCGCGCCAACTGGACCTTCAAGTTCGACCCCAAGGACCCGAACGCCGAGCCTTCCAACTGGGTGGTGGACATTGGTGCCATCGGCTTCGACAAAGGCCATGTGACCCTCGACGACCAGACCCTCAAGACCCAACTGGATGTGATCATCGACCCGCTGGGCAAACCGATCCCGTTCGGCGAAATTGTCGGCGACGCCGATGCCAAGAAGGCCCTGGAAAAAGGCTCCGCGCCCCAGGACTATGCGTTCGGCCTCAAGGTCAAAGGCCAGTACCACGGCCAGAAACTCGACGGCAGCGGCAAGATCGGCGGACTGCTGGCCTTGCAGGACGCGGCCAAGCCGTTCCCGCTGCAAGCCCAGGTCAAGATTGCCGACACCAGCATCGCCCTGGCCGGCACGCTGACCGATCCGCTGAACCTCGGCGCGCTCGATTTGCGCCTGAAGCTCGCCGGTTCCAGTCTGGGCAATCTCTACCCGTTGACCGGCGTGACCCTGCCGGATTCGCCGGCCTATTCCACCGACGGTCACCTCATCGCCAAGCTGCACGAAGCCAGCGGCGCCTCGTTTCGCTATGAGAACTTCAACGGCAAGATCGGCAACAGCGATATCCACGGCAGCCTCGCCTACGTCGCCAGCCAGCCACGGCCCAAGCTCAGTGGCGCGCTGGTGTCCAACCAATTGCTGATGACCGACCTCGCCCCGCTGATCGGCGCCGACTCCAACGCCAAGCAAAAAGCCCGTGGCGGCGACAGCAAACAGCCGGCCACCAAGGTGTTGCCGGTGGAAGAGTTCCGCACCGAGCGCTGGCGCGTCATGGACGCCGACGTGGAATTCACCGGTAAGCGCATCGTGCACAGTGCCGATCTGCCGTTCACCGACCTCTACACCCACCTGGTCCTGAATGACGGCGAACTGAGCCTCGAACCCCTGCGTTTTGGTGTGGCCGGCGGCAAACTGGATGCGCAGATCCGCCTCAACGGCCGCATCACGCCAATGGAAGGTCGCGCCAAACTCACCGCGCGCAACTTCAAGCTCAAGCAACTGTTCCCAACCTTCGAACCGATGAAAACCAGCTTTGGTGAACTCAACGGTGATGCCGACATCTCCGGACGCGGCAATTCCGTAGCAGCCCTGTTGGGCAGCTCCAACGGTGACCTGAAGATGCTGATCAACGACGGCGCCATCAGCCGCAGCCTGATGGAAATCGCCGGGCTCAACGTGGGTAACTACGTGGTAGGCCGCTTGTTTGGTGACAAGGAAGTGAAGATCAACTGCGCGGCGGCGGACTTCGGCATCAAGACGGGCCTGGCGACCACGCGCTTGTTTGTGTTCGATACTGAGAACGCCATCATCTACATCGATGGCACCGCGAATATGGCCACCGAGCAACTGGACCTTACCATTACCCCGGAATCGAAAGGCTTTCGCCTGTTCTCCCTGCGTTCACCGCTGTACGTCAACGGGCCGTTCATCAAGCCCAACGCGGGTGTGAAAGCCATTCCACTGGCGTTGCGGGGGGCGGGCATGGTGGCGCTGGGTGTGATCGCCGGGCCGGCGGCCGGGTTGCTGGCGTTGGTCGCGCCGAGTGGTGGTGAACCGAATGAGTGTGCACCGTTGTTGCAGCAGATGAAGGAAGGCAAGGCGCCGAAAACAGTAAAGGGCTAG
- a CDS encoding ferritin-like domain-containing protein, with translation MTEANLTDVATLRSRARQNVENGAVTEGYDADREEIIRLLNASLATELVCVLRYKRHYFMASGIKASVAADEFLEHATQEAEHADKLAERIVQLGGEPEFNPDLLTKNSHAQYVAGKDLKEMVYEDLVAERIAVDSYREIIQYIGDKDPTTRRLFEEILAQEEEHADDMADILESL, from the coding sequence ATGACCGAAGCAAACTTGACTGACGTTGCGACCCTGCGCAGCCGCGCCCGCCAGAACGTCGAAAACGGTGCAGTGACCGAAGGTTATGACGCCGACCGCGAAGAAATCATCCGCCTGCTCAACGCATCGCTGGCCACCGAGTTGGTCTGCGTGCTGCGCTACAAGCGCCACTACTTCATGGCCAGCGGTATCAAGGCGTCCGTCGCCGCCGACGAGTTCCTCGAACACGCCACCCAGGAAGCCGAACACGCGGACAAACTCGCCGAGCGCATCGTGCAGCTGGGCGGTGAGCCGGAGTTCAACCCGGACCTGCTGACCAAGAACTCCCACGCCCAATACGTGGCCGGCAAGGACCTCAAGGAAATGGTCTACGAAGACCTGGTCGCCGAGCGGATTGCGGTAGACAGCTACCGCGAGATCATCCAGTACATTGGCGATAAAGACCCGACTACGCGTCGTCTGTTTGAAGAGATCCTGGCTCAGGAAGAAGAGCATGCGGACGATATGGCGGATATTTTAGAAAGCCTTTAG